In Mesorhizobium sp. M9A.F.Ca.ET.002.03.1.2, the DNA window GTCGGCCAGCCCGCCGGCGCGGAACCAGGTGATCTTGTCCATCTCGGCATTGGGCGTGATGCGGCCGCGCAGGCCGGCAAGCCGGCCGCCAAGCTTGTCGATCAATGCCTGGCCGCGCATCATGAGGCCGTCCCGCCGAGTTCCCCGGGCAGCGCGTAAGCCCATTGCGTGATGTTGCCGGCGCCGAGGAAGACGATGAGATCGCCTGGTTTCGCCAGGTCGCGGATAACAGGCGCAATCGCCGCTGGGCCTTCGATGTAGCGTGCGTCGCGATGGCCGCCGGCGCGGATGCGCGACACCAGTACCTCGGACGTCACCCCGTCGATCGGCTCTTCGCCTGCCGCATAGACCGGCGCCACCATCACCGTGTCGGCATCGTTGAAGCAGACGGAAAACTCGTCGAACAGGTCATGCAGCCGGGTGAAGCGGTGCGGCTGGGCAATGGCGATGACGCGGCCCTTGGCGGCGTCGCGCGCCGCCTTCAGAACCGCCGTGATCTCGACCGGATGATGGCCGTAATCGTCGAAGATTTCGACGCCGTTCCACGAACCGGTACGGGTGAAGCGCCGCTTGACGCCGGCGAAGGACGACAGGCCCTTCCTGATCGCCTCGGCCGAAAGGCCGAGCTCATGCGCGACGGCGATCGCCGCGGTCGCGTTGGAGACGTTGTGACGGCCGGGCATCGGCAGGCGCAGGCCCGATATCGTCGACTGGCCGCGGGTCTTGCGGTCGCGGATCACCACGTCGAATTCCGAGGTCGGGCCGTCCATCCGGTGATTGGTGAAACGCACGTCGGCCTGCGCGTTCTCGCCATAGGTGATGACGCGCCGGTCCTCGATGCGGCTGACCAGCGCCTGCACCTCCGGGTGGTCGGTGCACATGACGCCGAAACCGTAGAACGGCACGTTCTCGACGAACTGACGAAAGGCCTCGCGCACCTTTTCGAAGGAGCCGTAATGGTCGAGATGCTCCGGGTCGATGTTGGTGACGACGGCAATCTCGGCCGGCAGCTTCAGGAAGGTGCCGTCGCTCTCATCGGCCTCGACCACCATCCACTCGCCATCGCCCATGCGGGCGTTTGTGCCATAGGCATTGATGATGCCGCCATTGATCACGGTCGGATCGAGCCCGCCGGCTTCGAGCAGCGTCGCCACCATCGAGGTCGTCGTCGTCTTGCCGTGCGTGCCGCCGATGGCCACCGCCTGCCGGAAGCGCATCAGCTCGGCCAGCATCTCGGCGCGACGGACGACGGGAAGCAGTTTTTCGCGCGCGGCCTTCAGCTCCGGATTGGATTTCTTGATCGCCGTCGAGACGACAACCACTTCGGCATCGCCGATGTTGTCGGCGTGATGACCGACAAAGCACTCGATGCCTTCGTCGCGCAGCCGCTGCACATTGGCGCTGTCGGCCTGGTCGGACCCTTGCACCTTGTAGCCGAGATTGTGCAGCACCTCGGCGATGCCGCTCATGCCGATTCCGCCGATGCCGATGAAATGCACAAGGCCGATCGTCTGCGGCATCTTCATGCGTGCGTCTCCTTCCTGAAGTCCGAAACGGTTTTCTTCGACGCAATAGCCTCTGTCAGATCAGCGAGCAACCGTGCCGCCTCTGGTTTTCCGGCCGATTTCGCCGCCGCCGCCATTGCGGTCAGCCGCTCCGGATCGTCCATCAAGGCCCCGACGAGCGTGGCGATGCGCTCGGACGAAAGCGAGGATTGCGGGTGCACTTCGGCGCCACCTGCCGCGGCCAATGCCGCGGCATTGGCCGCCTGGTCGTGGTCGAGCGCATACGGATAGGGCACCAGCAGCGCCGGTCGGCCGACCACCGCGATTTCCGATACAGTCGATGCGCCGGACCGCGACATCACCAGATGCGCCGCAGCCATGCGCGCCGCCATGTCGGTGAAGAAGGGCGACACCTCGGCCTCGACGCCAAGGGCAGCATAGGCCGCCCTTACCCGCTCCACATCGTCGGCGCGGGCCTGCTGCGTTATCACCAGCCGCTTGCGTTGTGCGTCGGAAAGCTGCCCGACCGCCGCCGGCATTGCATCGGAAAAGAACTGTGCCCCCTGGCTGCCGCCGAACACCAGAAACCGGAA includes these proteins:
- the murC gene encoding UDP-N-acetylmuramate--L-alanine ligase; this translates as MKMPQTIGLVHFIGIGGIGMSGIAEVLHNLGYKVQGSDQADSANVQRLRDEGIECFVGHHADNIGDAEVVVVSTAIKKSNPELKAAREKLLPVVRRAEMLAELMRFRQAVAIGGTHGKTTTTSMVATLLEAGGLDPTVINGGIINAYGTNARMGDGEWMVVEADESDGTFLKLPAEIAVVTNIDPEHLDHYGSFEKVREAFRQFVENVPFYGFGVMCTDHPEVQALVSRIEDRRVITYGENAQADVRFTNHRMDGPTSEFDVVIRDRKTRGQSTISGLRLPMPGRHNVSNATAAIAVAHELGLSAEAIRKGLSSFAGVKRRFTRTGSWNGVEIFDDYGHHPVEITAVLKAARDAAKGRVIAIAQPHRFTRLHDLFDEFSVCFNDADTVMVAPVYAAGEEPIDGVTSEVLVSRIRAGGHRDARYIEGPAAIAPVIRDLAKPGDLIVFLGAGNITQWAYALPGELGGTAS
- the murG gene encoding undecaprenyldiphospho-muramoylpentapeptide beta-N-acetylglucosaminyltransferase, whose amino-acid sequence is MAKGVILLAAGGTGGHLFPAEALAHELTRRGWTVHLATDDRAERFAGQFPAASIHPIQSATMSSKNPFAVLAAFWKIWGGVRQASVVIGRIKPAVVVGFGGYPTLPPLYAATRRKVPTLIHEQNAVMGRANRALAGRVDAIAGGFLPEDSSAAGVKTMTTGNPVRPQVLEAARTPYVASTGEQPFRFLVFGGSQGAQFFSDAMPAAVGQLSDAQRKRLVITQQARADDVERVRAAYAALGVEAEVSPFFTDMAARMAAAHLVMSRSGASTVSEIAVVGRPALLVPYPYALDHDQAANAAALAAAGGAEVHPQSSLSSERIATLVGALMDDPERLTAMAAAAKSAGKPEAARLLADLTEAIASKKTVSDFRKETHA